In Paramicrobacterium humi, the genomic stretch CCGGTCTCAACGCGGGCCGCTGGGACTACATATTCTCGATCCTGAAGTGCTTCGCGGGGCGTGACGACACGAGCGTGCTGCCGGATCGCGGCGAGGTGAGCATGACGGTGCCGTTCATGCGCGCGTACACCGAGCTTCTCGTGCAGTCGTGCCACAAGCGCGGTGCGCACGCGATCGGCGGAATGTCGGCGTTCATTCCCAGCCGACGCGATCCGGGAGTGACCCAGAACGCGCTGCGGAAGGTCGCGGAGGACAAGCGGCGCGAGGCGACGGACGGATTCGACGGCACGTGGGTCGCGCACCCGGGCCTCATTCCCGCGGCGCGCGAGCAGTTCGACAGCGTGCTCGGCGAGCGTCCGCATCAGCTTCATCGGCGCACCGCGGCGAGCATCACGGCGCAGCAGCTCCTCGACCTGCGCATCGATCGCCCCGTCACCGACGCCGGCGTTCGAGGAAACGTGTCTGTCGCGGTGCGCTACATCGCGTCGTGGCTGCGCGGGGTCGGGGCGGCCGCCATCGACGATCTCATGGAGGATGCCGCGACGGCGGAGATCAGCCGCTCGCAAGTGTGGCAGTGGATCCGCCGCGGTGTGCGAACGGAAGAGGGCACCCCGATCACACGGGCCCAGATCGACGCGGAGCTCAGCCGACTGCTCGTCGACCTACCTCGCGCTGACGGGGACCGTCTCGAGGACGCCGCAGAAATCTTCCGAGACGTCGCCCTCGGCGACGATTTCCCCGCGTTCCTCACGACCGGCGCGTACGAGCGCCACCTCGTGGAGCGCTCGTGAGCGCCTCCGGATCCGCACACCACGGCCACGTGAGCGGAAAAATCCCTGTTCTTCTGGCTGTACCGGCACATTCCGGCGGAGATCCCGCCGACGTGACCGGACGGAGCGGAAATATCCCGTTCTTTCGCAAATCGGGAAACTCGGTTCTTCTTCGCCACGCCAATCCGGTCCGCAGCGCTTGCGCAAGGCGCACAGTAGAAACACCCCGCAACGCAACCGCGAAAGGAGTCATCATGACAACGAACACTCTGCGACACGCTGAGCAGAGCCACGCGGCTGTGGAACTTGCGACGGAGTGGAGCGACGACCCGTTCTGCGACCTCACCGTTCCGATGGATTGACAAAGCAGCCGCGCGGCCCACACTCGCCGCAGCGACAATCGCGCCGACCGCGCGATACCGACAACGCAAAACACAAGAGACAGGGCGGATGCCGCGGCCACACCGCAGCGGCATCCGCCCTGTTTCTCTTTCCCGAGCAGGCTGCGCAGGACCTCGGCTTCATGTACAGCCGCGACCTCGACGATCCCGACGGCAACAGCCTCGGCTTCGTCTATATGGAGCAGCAAGCGATCGACGAAGGCCCTGGGGCGTACCTGGAGGGCTTAGCCTGAGCTCGTCATGCACCTCGTCGGCGCCACACGCAGGCGCTACCCTCGAAGGGTGGCTACGACACCGAGACTCTCCCAGAAGATTTCCGCGATCGCCGAGTCGGCGACCCTCAAGGTAGATGCCAAGGCGAAGGCCCTGCAGGCGGCGGGCGCCCCCGTGATCAGCTACGCCGCGGGCGAGCCCGACTTCGCGACGCCCGAGCACATCGTCGAAGCGGCGATCGCCGCCGCGAGCGACACGCGGAACCACCGCTACACGCCGGCGGCGGGGCTCCCCGACCTGCGTGAGGCGATCGTGCAGAAGACCGCCCGCGACTCGAAGATCACCGTCGACGCGAAGCAGGTTCTCGTCACGAACGGCGGCAAGCAGTCGGTGTACGAGTCGTTCCAGGTGCTGCTCAACCCGGGCGACGAGGTCATCGTGCCCACCCCGTACTGGACGACGTACCCCGAGGTGATCGGACTGGCCGACGGCGTCGCCGTCGACGTCTTCGCCGACGCCTCACAGGACTACAAGGTGACCGTCGCGCAGCTCGAGGCCGTGCGCACCGAACGCACGAAGGTTCTGCTGTTCGTCTCCCCCTCGAACCCGACGGGCGCCGTGTACACGCCGGAAGAGACCCGCGCGATCGGCGAGTGGGCGCTCGAGCACGGCATCTGGGTGATCACGGACGAGATCTACCAGAACCTGACCTACGACGGCGTCGAGGCGACGTCGATCGTCGCGGCGGTTCCCGAGCTCGCGAACCAGACGCTTCTCGTGAACGGCGTCGCGAAGACGTACGCCATGACCGGCTGGCGCGTGGGCTGGACGGTCGGCCCGCAGGACGCCATCACGGCGATGACGAACCTGCAGTCCCACTTGTCGGGAAACGTCAACAACATCGCCCAGCGCGCCGCGATCGCCGCCCTCACGGGACCTCAGGATGCCGTCGGCCAGATGCGCGCCTCGTTCGACCGTCGCCGCCGCACCATCGTTGAAGAGCTCAACAAGGTGAACGGCTTCTCGGTGCCGACGCCGAAGGGCGCGTTCTACGTCTACGCCGACGTGACGGGAGTGTTCGGTCGCGACATCGACGGCGTGACCGCGTCGAGCTCGCTCGAGGTCGCCGACCTGCTTCTCGACAAGGCGCAGGTCGCCGCCGTGCCCGGCGAGGCGTTCGGGCCGTCCGGGTTCCTGCGGTTCAGCTACGCTCTCGGCGACGACGCCCTGCTTGAGGGCGTGCAGCGGCTGCAGAAGCTGTTCGCGTAGCGCTCAGAGCGCGCCGAGCAGACCGGCGAGGCCGACAACGACGAGTGCGAGGATCACGAGGGCTGCGACGAGCCATACCGCGGCCCGTCGCGCGATCGAACGCGGCCGGCGGCCGCCGACCGACTCATCGGCCGGCACGCCGTAGGGCTGTGACGGGTTAGGCGGGTTGCGGATGATGGGGCCCGCGCCGGTCCACGGACCCGTGCGGGCGCTCGGCTCTGTCTGCCGCTCGCCGTGCGCGGCGGCATCCGACCCGGAATCGTGCGGAGTCTTGTTCACAGGGAGCTCTCCTCCTTGCCGCGTGGGATTTCACCCTAACCCAGTCGGCCGAGGATGCGGTGACTACTTCAGAACCATTGTGAACCGGTCGAGAATGCGCTGCGCAAGCGCCTCATGGTCGAAGGTGTCACCGCCGAGGCACGAGAGGGTGATGCCGTAGGACGAGTCCTGCCACACCATGCCGCGCGTGAGCTGCAGGAAGAAGCCGCCGGAGTAGTCGAGGCGCCGGCCGGCGAATTCGATGACGTTGCCGTCGGACACGGGCATGTCGACGACGATGTCGTCGC encodes the following:
- a CDS encoding pyridoxal phosphate-dependent aminotransferase, with protein sequence MHLVGATRRRYPRRVATTPRLSQKISAIAESATLKVDAKAKALQAAGAPVISYAAGEPDFATPEHIVEAAIAAASDTRNHRYTPAAGLPDLREAIVQKTARDSKITVDAKQVLVTNGGKQSVYESFQVLLNPGDEVIVPTPYWTTYPEVIGLADGVAVDVFADASQDYKVTVAQLEAVRTERTKVLLFVSPSNPTGAVYTPEETRAIGEWALEHGIWVITDEIYQNLTYDGVEATSIVAAVPELANQTLLVNGVAKTYAMTGWRVGWTVGPQDAITAMTNLQSHLSGNVNNIAQRAAIAALTGPQDAVGQMRASFDRRRRTIVEELNKVNGFSVPTPKGAFYVYADVTGVFGRDIDGVTASSSLEVADLLLDKAQVAAVPGEAFGPSGFLRFSYALGDDALLEGVQRLQKLFA